The proteins below are encoded in one region of Alistipes indistinctus YIT 12060:
- a CDS encoding adenine nucleotide alpha hydrolase family protein: MNNVRHVLGISGGKDSAALAIYLKRLYPKLPIEYYNSDTGCELSETEKLVNNLESMLGRIKRLKAAEGSPEPTPFDHFLKVTGGYLPSPQARWCTQKMKLAEFEKFVGDDPAISYVGIRGDENREGYVSAKPNIQAIFPFRKNIWSLDVIHKVLHNDHLEQITSLYKDCAPKEIRDEAIAITSTYIDKSFYYSRKLNALLDLSIRTFNRVVFEFLKTTDYPVGKLDEFPLIDNEEILVKDDIVRILDESGVGVPAYYNPIEFEVDGQKGTYCRSRSGCYFCFFQQRIEWIWLLEQHPELYKKSMEYEKDGYTWIQGETLEELSRPERVRQIKLDHIKKQESLSGKSSSGLLVDMFDDDDEIPCANCFI; the protein is encoded by the coding sequence ATGAATAATGTCAGACATGTGTTAGGTATATCGGGTGGAAAGGATAGTGCTGCGTTAGCTATCTATTTGAAACGACTGTATCCAAAGCTTCCGATAGAGTATTATAACTCCGATACTGGTTGTGAGTTGTCCGAAACAGAGAAACTTGTCAATAATCTGGAGTCTATGTTAGGACGAATCAAGCGGCTGAAAGCTGCAGAAGGTAGTCCTGAGCCGACCCCGTTTGATCATTTTCTTAAAGTAACTGGAGGTTACCTGCCTTCCCCTCAAGCTCGCTGGTGTACACAGAAAATGAAATTAGCCGAGTTCGAAAAATTCGTAGGGGATGACCCAGCAATTTCGTATGTCGGTATACGCGGTGATGAAAATAGAGAAGGTTATGTCTCAGCCAAACCCAATATTCAAGCGATATTTCCTTTCCGTAAGAACATTTGGAGCCTTGATGTTATACATAAGGTCCTGCATAATGATCATTTGGAGCAAATTACATCCCTATATAAAGATTGTGCTCCTAAAGAGATTCGAGATGAAGCTATTGCAATAACATCTACTTATATCGATAAATCTTTTTATTATAGTAGAAAATTGAATGCCTTGTTAGATTTAAGCATCAGGACTTTTAATAGGGTTGTTTTTGAATTTTTAAAGACGACGGACTATCCCGTAGGGAAGTTGGATGAATTTCCTCTTATCGACAATGAGGAGATATTAGTAAAAGATGATATCGTGAGGATATTGGATGAAAGTGGCGTTGGTGTACCTGCCTACTATAATCCTATCGAGTTTGAGGTAGATGGACAGAAAGGTACGTATTGCCGTAGTCGTTCGGGATGTTATTTCTGTTTCTTCCAGCAACGTATTGAGTGGATATGGCTTTTAGAGCAACATCCGGAACTTTACAAAAAGTCCATGGAGTATGAAAAAGATGGCTATACTTGGATTCAAGGTGAGACACTTGAGGAGTTGAGCCGTCCGGAACGCGTGCGCCAGATTAAACTCGATCATATTAAAAAACAAGAAAGTCTAAGCGGCAAGTCTTCTAGCGGACTGTTAGTAGATATGTTTGATGATGACGATGAAATACCTTGTGCTAACTGTTTTATATAA
- a CDS encoding DUF262 domain-containing protein, which translates to MAVLNIEKSFLTENRSVLDFLNQSGQGLYIPLYQRDYSWDSDNIEQLLEDLTRGVQRIASGEVSDDSKEIRFLGTIITVIEPIENNIYPVDVQAIPARIEKLIDGQQRVSTIALMAMLLTKRLTEIKNKVKPDNVIYEQINEICNIWIDQKLYVCI; encoded by the coding sequence ATGGCGGTGCTGAATATTGAAAAGTCATTCTTGACTGAAAATAGAAGTGTTCTTGATTTTCTGAATCAATCTGGGCAAGGTTTGTATATTCCTTTGTATCAGCGTGATTATAGCTGGGATAGTGACAATATTGAACAGTTGCTTGAGGATTTGACCCGGGGAGTACAGAGAATTGCTTCAGGCGAAGTTAGTGATGATAGTAAAGAAATCCGCTTCTTAGGTACAATCATTACGGTTATTGAACCAATAGAAAATAATATATATCCTGTCGATGTGCAGGCGATACCTGCGCGAATCGAAAAGTTAATTGATGGACAGCAACGCGTTTCGACTATTGCACTAATGGCGATGTTGCTTACGAAAAGGTTAACGGAGATTAAAAATAAGGTAAAACCAGACAATGTTATATATGAGCAAATAAATGAAATCTGCAATATTTGGATCGATCAGAAACTTTACGTCTGTATTTAG
- a CDS encoding DUF262 domain-containing protein: MKKVVAIAHEGQNEDEFAAAEDILNHISQDLLWEFERKDLVEIIQERDFSHKKTNSYILCELVQTLSVCHYLLDRCCFTIIQPTDDDWAFDMFQSLNATGTPLTAIETFKPTVVNTVDNEPGCQFKESESDNSFKKVEDFLSDATTAQQKNRRTNDYLTSFLLRMTVGLYLRILAINAKC; the protein is encoded by the coding sequence TTGAAAAAAGTTGTTGCAATTGCTCATGAAGGACAAAATGAAGATGAATTTGCCGCGGCTGAAGATATTTTGAATCATATATCTCAAGATTTATTATGGGAGTTTGAGCGTAAAGATTTAGTCGAGATTATCCAAGAAAGAGACTTTTCACACAAGAAAACTAATTCATATATCCTTTGTGAACTTGTGCAAACGCTCTCTGTGTGTCATTATTTACTTGATAGATGTTGCTTTACAATCATTCAGCCTACAGATGACGATTGGGCTTTCGATATGTTTCAGTCGCTCAATGCAACAGGGACACCGTTGACTGCTATTGAGACCTTCAAACCTACGGTAGTCAATACGGTGGATAATGAACCAGGGTGCCAGTTTAAAGAGTCCGAGAGCGATAATTCATTTAAAAAAGTTGAAGATTTTTTATCAGATGCGACAACGGCTCAACAGAAGAACAGGCGTACGAATGATTATTTAACTTCATTTTTGTTGCGTATGACGGTAGGACTATATCTACGCATTTTAGCTATCAACGCAAAGTGCTGA
- a CDS encoding HNH endonuclease family protein, translated as MLQYETIKNHFTEILKNKGINTKTQWKEKAQNYLKYDSTGKDIIRLALLIASHDTIPDTTNKGIVKLGRHGCSKYLCLEKWLSNDLKTIEHIAPQTNKDNMWDEALYDINIETYQAIGNLTLLPQDLNSSAGNKGWKEKLLYYQSVAEKDPAKIDDIKRRAAALEIDLNPDTIQLLKGSHFINEHLSSVSSMSADDVWNKELVDNRTDAILDIIWNKVSTWIFN; from the coding sequence ATGTTACAGTATGAAACCATTAAAAATCATTTTACAGAGATATTAAAAAACAAGGGTATTAATACAAAGACTCAATGGAAAGAGAAGGCCCAAAATTATTTGAAATACGATTCGACGGGCAAAGACATTATTCGTCTAGCCCTGTTAATAGCCTCCCATGATACGATTCCTGATACTACGAATAAAGGAATTGTGAAACTGGGCCGTCATGGATGCTCAAAATATCTTTGCTTAGAAAAGTGGCTTTCTAATGATTTGAAGACTATAGAACATATTGCTCCGCAGACTAATAAGGATAATATGTGGGATGAAGCTCTATATGATATCAATATTGAAACTTATCAGGCGATTGGCAATCTAACTCTGTTACCGCAAGATTTGAACTCGTCGGCAGGAAATAAAGGTTGGAAAGAGAAATTGCTTTATTATCAAAGTGTCGCGGAAAAAGACCCTGCAAAGATAGACGATATTAAACGTCGGGCTGCCGCATTAGAAATAGATCTCAATCCAGACACGATACAGCTTTTGAAAGGCTCTCATTTTATAAATGAGCATTTATCGTCTGTTTCATCCATGTCTGCTGACGATGTCTGGAATAAAGAGTTGGTTGATAATAGAACAGATGCAATTTTGGATATAATTTGGAATAAGGTCTCCACATGGATATTTAATTGA
- a CDS encoding site-specific integrase codes for MEELIIIMQAKFTVRRLELIRDLFVFSCWTGLAYIDLKNLRRQHLYTIDGQLWIRINRQKSKEMSTIRLLDIPKLLLEKYDNPTLENLFPVPSNQKTNAYLKEIADICKIHKNITFHVARHTFATTIALSHGMPVESLAKMLGHSNIKTTQIYAKITDHKLNQDMEELSHKLDNKNSS; via the coding sequence ATGGAAGAACTGATAATTATCATGCAAGCTAAATTTACGGTTCGCCGCCTTGAACTCATCCGAGATTTGTTTGTGTTTTCGTGTTGGACCGGACTCGCTTATATTGATTTAAAGAATTTGCGGCGCCAACATCTATACACTATAGACGGACAGTTGTGGATTCGGATCAATAGGCAGAAAAGTAAAGAGATGTCCACCATTCGGTTGTTGGATATACCTAAACTTTTGCTGGAAAAATATGATAATCCTACATTGGAGAATCTATTTCCTGTTCCAAGTAATCAGAAAACAAACGCTTATTTAAAAGAGATAGCAGACATTTGCAAAATCCATAAAAACATTACTTTCCACGTAGCCCGCCATACATTTGCTACCACTATTGCATTGTCACACGGGATGCCGGTGGAGAGCCTGGCAAAAATGCTGGGACATTCGAATATCAAGACCACACAAATCTATGCAAAAATCACAGACCATAAATTGAATCAGGATATGGAAGAGCTTTCTCACAAACTAGATAACAAGAACTCAAGTTAA
- a CDS encoding phage integrase SAM-like domain-containing protein, with protein MEEMQSVMARITINGKSAEINTGVKCYLGDWDTVHHSIIGRTHEIKEKNKALAGIRTKINQLYYQQTLYGQITTANQIKETLTGTKNKHHYLLALMAMHNDNVKQQVGICKSKATYLKYEVTRKHLANFISRTFSKEDIALDKIDHQFICDFELYLRTVATCGANTTAKFMQFFKRIVFWP; from the coding sequence ATGGAAGAGATGCAATCTGTCATGGCCCGTATTACGATTAACGGGAAATCGGCAGAAATTAACACAGGCGTCAAGTGCTATTTAGGAGATTGGGATACTGTCCATCACTCTATAATTGGTCGAACGCATGAAATTAAAGAGAAAAACAAGGCTCTTGCAGGAATCAGAACAAAGATCAATCAATTGTATTACCAACAAACATTATATGGACAAATCACGACAGCCAATCAAATCAAAGAAACATTAACGGGAACAAAAAACAAGCATCATTATCTGCTGGCATTAATGGCTATGCATAATGATAATGTAAAACAGCAAGTAGGTATCTGTAAATCCAAAGCCACTTATCTGAAATATGAAGTAACGAGAAAGCACCTGGCTAATTTTATATCTCGGACTTTTTCAAAAGAAGATATTGCTTTAGACAAAATAGACCATCAATTTATCTGCGATTTCGAATTGTACCTGAGGACTGTTGCTACCTGCGGAGCCAATACAACTGCCAAATTCATGCAGTTTTTTAAACGGATAGTTTTCTGGCCCTAA
- a CDS encoding HU family DNA-binding protein, translating into MNKSQLVDAIAKEAAITKVEAKKALDAFIAVTGTALKSGDKIALVGFGSFSVAKKPGRTGRNPRTGAAIKIAPKKVVKFKAGAELSSLVK; encoded by the coding sequence ATGAACAAATCTCAACTTGTGGATGCCATCGCCAAAGAGGCCGCCATTACCAAAGTGGAGGCGAAGAAAGCGCTTGACGCTTTTATCGCTGTGACTGGAACAGCCCTTAAATCAGGGGATAAAATTGCCCTGGTTGGTTTCGGTTCTTTCTCGGTAGCTAAGAAACCGGGTCGTACGGGCCGTAACCCGCGCACGGGTGCTGCGATCAAGATCGCCCCGAAGAAGGTGGTAAAATTCAAAGCGGGTGCAGAACTGAGTTCTCTGGTAAAATAA
- a CDS encoding lipoprotein signal peptidase: protein MSRKRIVLLLIVLLLVVDQVVKIWVKTNMALDQSFTVFPNWFFIRFIENPGAAFGFQLGGSYGKLILSVFRLAAIAALGYYLAVLLRKKAPTGVLVGFTLIFAGAVGNVIDSAFYGLLFSESTFTGVATFLPEGGGYAGFLHGKVVDMLYFPLFSGVYPSWLPWVGGEPFLFFSPIFNLADSYISVGIIYMLLFQRKFFK, encoded by the coding sequence ATGTCCAGGAAAAGAATCGTACTGCTGCTGATCGTGTTGTTGTTGGTCGTAGATCAGGTCGTCAAAATATGGGTCAAAACGAACATGGCCCTCGACCAGAGTTTTACGGTTTTCCCGAATTGGTTTTTTATCCGCTTTATCGAAAATCCCGGGGCCGCGTTCGGATTTCAGCTCGGAGGGAGTTACGGTAAGTTGATCCTGAGCGTATTTCGCCTGGCAGCTATCGCTGCATTGGGGTATTATCTCGCAGTACTGCTGCGCAAAAAAGCACCCACGGGCGTGCTCGTCGGTTTTACACTGATTTTTGCCGGGGCGGTGGGTAATGTGATCGACAGTGCGTTTTACGGGCTGCTCTTTTCGGAGTCGACCTTTACCGGCGTCGCGACTTTTCTTCCCGAAGGAGGCGGATATGCCGGTTTCCTGCACGGCAAGGTGGTTGACATGCTTTATTTCCCGCTTTTTAGCGGTGTGTACCCCAGTTGGCTGCCTTGGGTGGGCGGTGAACCGTTCCTCTTTTTCAGTCCGATCTTTAACTTGGCCGACAGCTATATTTCCGTCGGAATTATCTACATGCTGCTGTTCCAGCGCAAATTTTTCAAATAA
- a CDS encoding YraN family protein — translation MIRTTAYQERLDALSTGAEGERLAAEYLLKEGFDLLHRNWRNGRCEIDLVARRDGVLHIIEVKSRAADGLTAPEEAMTAAKFRSLCKAARGYIATYGLDMDVQFDFIGVEFDADGTHTLRYLPDAMAPRW, via the coding sequence ATGATCCGCACAACGGCCTATCAAGAGCGTCTCGACGCGCTCAGCACCGGAGCCGAGGGGGAACGCCTCGCGGCGGAATACCTGCTTAAAGAGGGATTCGACCTGCTCCACCGCAACTGGCGGAACGGTCGCTGTGAAATCGACCTTGTCGCCCGGCGCGACGGCGTCCTGCACATTATCGAAGTGAAAAGCCGGGCAGCTGACGGCCTGACTGCGCCGGAAGAGGCGATGACAGCCGCGAAATTCCGGTCGCTTTGCAAGGCGGCACGCGGTTACATCGCCACCTATGGGCTAGATATGGACGTGCAGTTCGACTTCATCGGCGTTGAATTCGACGCCGACGGCACTCACACGCTGCGCTACCTACCGGATGCGATGGCACCGCGGTGGTAA
- the pepE gene encoding dipeptidase PepE has product MRLLLISNSTNAGEAYLDYPKKELGDFFKGIDEVMFVPYAAVTFTYDAYLEKVQARFSELGIRVRSVHREANPALAIMSAKGIVVGGGNTFRLAQMMQREGLVEAIRLRVTDEGIPYAGWSAGSNMACPTIGTTNDMPIIEPATFHAAGLIPFQINPHYLDAHPQGHAGETREQRIEEYITVNTNVYVAGLREGCMLRLEGDRLSLIGPRPMRIFRWGELPREVNPGDDLGFLLQQPLEG; this is encoded by the coding sequence ATGAGACTCCTGTTGATCAGCAATTCGACCAATGCCGGCGAGGCTTACCTCGATTATCCGAAAAAAGAGCTCGGCGATTTTTTCAAGGGCATCGACGAAGTGATGTTCGTCCCGTACGCCGCAGTGACTTTCACCTACGATGCCTACCTGGAAAAGGTACAGGCTCGCTTCTCAGAACTCGGCATCCGTGTCCGTTCGGTACACCGCGAAGCCAATCCGGCACTGGCCATCATGTCCGCAAAGGGGATTGTCGTAGGCGGAGGCAACACGTTCCGTCTCGCACAAATGATGCAACGCGAAGGGCTGGTCGAAGCGATCCGACTAAGAGTGACCGACGAAGGGATTCCTTATGCGGGTTGGAGCGCGGGCAGCAACATGGCCTGCCCGACCATCGGCACCACGAACGACATGCCGATCATCGAGCCCGCCACTTTCCATGCCGCCGGACTGATCCCGTTCCAGATCAACCCCCACTACCTCGACGCACACCCGCAGGGCCATGCGGGAGAAACGCGCGAGCAGCGTATCGAAGAGTACATTACCGTCAACACCAACGTATACGTAGCAGGACTGCGCGAAGGATGCATGCTGCGGCTCGAAGGCGACAGGCTGTCGCTGATCGGTCCCCGCCCGATGCGTATATTCCGCTGGGGAGAACTGCCCCGTGAAGTAAATCCCGGTGACGATCTCGGATTCCTGTTGCAACAACCGCTCGAAGGATGA
- the purN gene encoding phosphoribosylglycinamide formyltransferase produces the protein MKNIAIFASGSGSNAENLIRYFSAHPQGTVRLVLSNKAEAGAIERAARLGVESMVFDRDIFYNSEQVLARLRQERIDFVVLAGFLWLVPDYLIAAYPDRIVNIHPALLPKYGGKGMYGDRVHQAVVEAGEKESGITIHRVNSQYDSGDIIAQHRVPLAPDDTPQEVAAKVHALEYEYYPQAVEAELAKL, from the coding sequence ATGAAAAATATAGCCATATTCGCGTCGGGTTCGGGCTCCAATGCCGAAAACCTGATCCGTTACTTCTCAGCCCATCCTCAGGGCACTGTAAGGCTGGTGCTGTCGAACAAAGCGGAGGCCGGCGCGATCGAACGTGCCGCCCGATTGGGTGTGGAAAGCATGGTATTCGACCGCGATATTTTCTACAATAGCGAACAGGTGCTCGCCCGGCTGCGGCAGGAACGGATCGATTTCGTCGTGCTGGCCGGATTCCTGTGGCTCGTCCCGGACTACCTGATCGCCGCCTATCCCGACCGCATCGTCAATATCCATCCGGCGCTGCTGCCCAAATACGGCGGCAAAGGAATGTACGGCGACCGTGTGCACCAGGCGGTCGTGGAAGCCGGGGAAAAAGAATCGGGTATTACGATCCACCGTGTGAACAGCCAGTATGACAGCGGCGACATTATCGCACAGCACCGGGTGCCCCTCGCACCGGACGACACGCCGCAAGAGGTGGCTGCAAAAGTGCATGCGCTCGAATACGAATACTACCCGCAAGCCGTCGAAGCAGAGCTCGCCAAATTGTAG
- a CDS encoding acyl carrier protein produces the protein MSDISSKVVDIIVDKLGVDAAEVVPTASFTNDLGADSLDTVELIMEFEKEFEISIPDEDAEKITTVGDAITYISAKKN, from the coding sequence ATGTCAGACATTTCATCAAAAGTAGTGGACATTATCGTGGACAAACTGGGCGTTGACGCAGCAGAGGTTGTTCCTACCGCCAGCTTCACCAACGACCTGGGTGCCGATTCTCTGGACACCGTTGAGTTGATCATGGAATTCGAGAAAGAGTTCGAGATCTCGATTCCTGATGAAGATGCCGAGAAGATCACCACCGTCGGCGACGCCATTACTTACATTTCTGCCAAGAAAAACTAA
- the fabF gene encoding beta-ketoacyl-ACP synthase II, whose translation MKQRRVVVTGIGTLNPLGNNIEEYFTNLTQGVSGAGPITHFDPSNFKTKFACELKGYDPNNFFDRKEVRKYDLYTQYALIAAEQAIKDSGLDLETIDKDMAGVIWASGIGGLETFYQEVKSYVKGGEIPRYSPFFIPKMIADMGAGQISMKYGFRGPNYCTVSACASSNNAMIDAMTYIRLGRADIIMTGGSEAAINPPGVGGFNSMQALSTRNDDPTRASRPFDADRDGFVIGEGAGALILEEYEHAKARGAKIYAEVAGGGMSADAYHLTAPHPEGLGARKSMSDAINDAGLKPEDIDLVNTHGTSTPVGDVAELNGIKATFGDHVYKMNINATKSMTGHLLGAAGAIEALACILALTKGIVAPTINNENLDPQIDPKLNLTLNKAQQRDVKCALSNTFGFGGHNSTVILKKI comes from the coding sequence ATGAAACAACGAAGAGTTGTAGTAACCGGGATCGGAACCCTTAACCCGCTGGGAAACAATATCGAGGAATATTTCACGAACCTTACACAGGGCGTGAGCGGCGCAGGACCCATTACTCATTTCGACCCTTCCAACTTCAAGACAAAATTTGCCTGCGAACTCAAAGGCTACGATCCCAATAACTTTTTCGACCGTAAAGAGGTCCGCAAGTACGACCTCTATACGCAGTATGCCCTTATCGCAGCCGAACAGGCCATCAAGGACTCGGGACTCGATCTCGAGACGATCGATAAGGATATGGCCGGAGTTATCTGGGCTTCAGGCATAGGTGGACTGGAGACATTCTACCAAGAGGTAAAGAGCTATGTCAAGGGAGGCGAAATCCCCCGATATAGCCCTTTCTTCATCCCCAAGATGATCGCGGATATGGGCGCCGGCCAGATTTCGATGAAATACGGTTTCCGGGGGCCGAACTATTGTACGGTTTCCGCATGCGCGTCGTCGAACAACGCGATGATCGATGCGATGACCTACATCCGTCTGGGACGTGCCGACATCATTATGACCGGTGGCTCGGAAGCCGCTATCAACCCTCCCGGAGTAGGGGGATTCAACTCCATGCAGGCCCTTTCGACCCGCAATGACGATCCGACGCGCGCATCGCGTCCGTTCGACGCGGACCGCGACGGGTTCGTGATCGGTGAAGGTGCCGGTGCGCTGATCCTCGAAGAGTATGAGCACGCCAAGGCACGCGGGGCCAAGATTTATGCCGAAGTAGCCGGCGGCGGCATGAGCGCCGACGCTTACCACCTGACCGCACCGCATCCCGAAGGGCTCGGTGCACGCAAGTCGATGAGCGATGCGATCAACGATGCGGGCCTCAAACCCGAGGATATCGATCTGGTCAATACGCACGGCACTTCGACGCCGGTGGGCGACGTGGCTGAGCTGAACGGCATCAAGGCCACCTTCGGCGACCATGTGTACAAGATGAACATCAACGCTACGAAATCGATGACCGGCCACCTGTTGGGCGCTGCCGGTGCGATCGAGGCTCTGGCTTGCATCCTGGCGCTGACCAAAGGCATCGTTGCCCCGACCATCAACAACGAGAACCTCGATCCCCAGATCGATCCGAAGCTCAACCTGACGCTTAACAAAGCGCAGCAGCGCGATGTGAAATGCGCATTGAGCAATACGTTCGGTTTTGGCGGACACAACTCCACGGTGATCCTCAAAAAAATCTAA
- the rnc gene encoding ribonuclease III has protein sequence MAGSILLALKLRWSRDREYYKIVKHLFGFLPNNIELYKLALIHRSASLFLEDGTPINNERLEFLGDAVIEAIVSDCLFIEFPERDEGFLTQLRSKIVSRSTLNALGLRLGLDRHIIVQGGGNFAQKHLYGDALEAMVGAMYLDKGYEFVNRLFINEILRRYINLSSMTRTETDFKSRLIEWGQKNKRRITFSTVNGEAFTSQHPTFRSAVLLDGAEIGTGEGGSKKEAEQRAAMHAAERLRETAPEGAFGHIEIDIETI, from the coding sequence GTGGCGGGTTCGATACTGCTTGCTCTGAAGCTCCGCTGGAGCCGGGACAGGGAGTATTACAAAATCGTGAAACACCTTTTCGGCTTCCTGCCGAACAACATAGAACTCTACAAGCTGGCCTTGATACACAGGTCAGCTTCGTTGTTTTTGGAGGATGGCACGCCGATTAACAACGAACGCCTTGAATTCCTGGGCGATGCAGTGATCGAGGCAATTGTGTCGGACTGCCTTTTCATCGAATTTCCGGAACGGGACGAAGGATTCCTGACCCAGTTGCGTTCCAAGATCGTGAGTCGCAGTACGCTCAACGCGCTGGGCTTGCGGTTAGGCCTCGATCGCCATATCATCGTGCAGGGCGGCGGTAATTTTGCACAGAAACACCTGTATGGCGATGCGCTTGAGGCGATGGTCGGCGCGATGTATCTCGATAAGGGATACGAATTCGTCAATAGGTTGTTTATCAATGAAATCCTCCGTCGGTATATCAACCTCAGCAGCATGACCCGCACTGAGACAGATTTCAAAAGCCGGTTGATCGAGTGGGGGCAAAAGAATAAACGGAGGATAACGTTCAGCACCGTCAACGGCGAGGCATTCACTTCACAGCACCCCACATTCCGTTCGGCAGTGTTGCTGGACGGTGCCGAGATCGGAACGGGTGAGGGCGGTTCGAAAAAGGAAGCCGAGCAGAGGGCTGCGATGCATGCTGCCGAGAGGCTGCGTGAAACCGCACCGGAAGGGGCTTTCGGCCATATTGAAATCGATATCGAAACCATTTGA
- the radC gene encoding RadC family protein, with the protein MLTDKQVRGKLVNQGVRSLSDAELLSILLQKGEAGGSALELAERLLEAYDHNLMRIALDGPGKLRSVAQLGIARAALVSAALEIGRRGRAAENSMRDQIMSDRDVIELFQPELAILPHEEFWVLYLNASNKILDRVRISQGGVTGTVVDYKLIVKRAVERLAQGILLVHNHPSGNPLPSDADTLITEKLVRAASLFEITVADHVIITSGECYSFRSHGFFDRL; encoded by the coding sequence ATGCTGACGGACAAGCAGGTGCGCGGGAAACTCGTGAACCAAGGCGTGCGGTCGCTCTCCGACGCCGAATTACTCTCTATATTGTTGCAGAAAGGCGAGGCGGGCGGCTCGGCGCTTGAGTTGGCCGAACGATTATTGGAAGCCTACGATCACAATTTGATGCGCATTGCACTCGACGGTCCGGGCAAACTTCGTTCGGTGGCGCAACTCGGAATCGCCCGGGCTGCGCTGGTCAGTGCAGCACTCGAAATCGGGCGCCGGGGCCGTGCCGCGGAAAACAGCATGCGTGACCAGATTATGAGCGACCGGGATGTGATAGAACTTTTCCAGCCCGAATTGGCGATCTTGCCGCATGAGGAGTTTTGGGTCCTTTACCTGAACGCATCGAACAAAATTCTCGACCGGGTCCGCATCAGTCAGGGCGGCGTAACGGGAACCGTGGTCGATTACAAACTGATCGTCAAACGTGCCGTCGAGCGCCTGGCACAAGGGATCCTGCTCGTGCACAATCACCCTTCGGGCAATCCTTTGCCCAGCGACGCGGACACGCTGATCACCGAAAAACTGGTGCGTGCCGCATCGTTGTTCGAGATCACAGTGGCAGACCATGTCATTATCACGTCCGGCGAGTGTTACAGTTTTCGGAGCCACGGCTTTTTCGACCGGTTGTAA
- a CDS encoding low molecular weight protein-tyrosine-phosphatase, which translates to MKQKPHKILFVCLGNICRSPAAEAVMQQLVDRAGLHDNFVIDSAGTYGGHAGEPADHRMRQAASKRGYALTSRSRKITPDDFETFDRIVVMDDSNYERVHRLAPSTEAAAKIYRMVAFCRRSDATYVPDPYYEGHEGFELVLDLLEDACEGLLEDLVKQE; encoded by the coding sequence ATGAAACAGAAACCGCATAAAATTCTATTCGTCTGTCTCGGAAACATCTGCCGTTCCCCGGCCGCCGAAGCAGTCATGCAGCAGCTCGTCGACCGGGCTGGCCTGCACGATAACTTTGTAATCGATTCGGCCGGAACCTATGGCGGCCATGCCGGAGAGCCCGCCGACCACCGGATGCGGCAGGCCGCATCCAAACGCGGCTATGCGCTCACGAGCCGCTCGCGGAAGATCACGCCCGACGACTTCGAAACATTCGACCGGATCGTGGTGATGGACGACAGCAATTACGAACGTGTACACCGCCTTGCCCCGTCGACGGAAGCCGCAGCGAAAATCTACCGGATGGTGGCCTTCTGCCGCCGTTCCGACGCCACCTACGTTCCAGACCCTTATTACGAAGGGCACGAGGGGTTCGAACTGGTACTCGATCTGCTCGAAGATGCCTGTGAAGGCCTGTTGGAAGATCTGGTAAAACAGGAATAA